Within Candidatus Rokuibacteriota bacterium, the genomic segment CCCGGGGGCCGGCGGGCGCGCCCAGCTCACGTCCCAGACCGAGGGAGATCCCAACGATGAAGCGTGCCGTCGAGTTCCCCAGCGAGAACCCGCGAGAGCTGATCCGGGCCGACCTGTTCACGCCGGACGAGGGGAAAGGCCCGTGGCCGGTGATCGTCATGGGCGGCGGATGGTGCTACGTGAAGGAGCTCATCATGCCGGAGTACGCGCAGTTCTTCCTGCGCGAAGGCCTCGCGGCCCTGATCTTCGACTACCGATGCCTCGGGGCCAGCGACGGGGAGCCACGGCAGCACCTCGACCCCTGGAAGCAGATCGCCGACTACCGCTCGGCGGTGGACGCGCTGAGCTACC encodes:
- a CDS encoding acetylxylan esterase, with the translated sequence MKRAVEFPSENPRELIRADLFTPDEGKGPWPVIVMGGGWCYVKELIMPEYAQFFLREGLAALIFDYRCLGASDGEPRQHLDPWKQIADYRSAVDALSYLDEYEGVIDRERIGVWGISYSGGHALVVGALDPRVKCVVSHIPIIEGWYNSMRA